A single genomic interval of Asinibacterium sp. OR53 harbors:
- the ruvB gene encoding Holliday junction branch migration DNA helicase RuvB: protein MSNNILNSESSGLTSADKEFENSIRPREIDDFSGQPQLIENLVIFIKAAKLRGEALDHILFHGPPGLGKTTLSRIVANELGVNIKETSGPVIEKPGDLAGLLTNLQPNDVLFIDEIHRLSTVVEEYLYAAMEDFRIDIMIDSGPNARSVQINLNPFTLVGATTRSGLLTAPLLSRFGIKSRLEYYQADILRKIIERSASILQASISSDAAGEIARRSRGTPRIANGLLRRVRDFAQVLNDGVIDIGITQHALKALNVDEHGLDEMDNRILAVIIDKFKGGPVGITTIATAVGEEAGTIEEVYEPFLIQEGFLQRTPRGREVTAKAYEHLGRKPHTGHHPNLFS from the coding sequence ATGTCCAACAACATCCTGAACAGTGAATCATCTGGTTTGACCTCGGCCGATAAAGAATTTGAGAACAGCATCCGGCCGCGGGAGATCGATGATTTTTCGGGGCAGCCCCAATTGATCGAGAACCTGGTCATTTTCATCAAAGCGGCCAAGCTCAGGGGCGAAGCGTTGGATCATATTTTATTCCACGGCCCTCCCGGATTGGGCAAGACCACCCTCAGCCGCATTGTAGCCAATGAACTGGGAGTGAACATCAAAGAAACTTCCGGTCCGGTCATTGAAAAGCCTGGTGACTTAGCTGGTCTGCTCACTAACCTGCAACCCAACGATGTATTGTTCATTGACGAGATACACCGGCTGAGTACGGTAGTGGAAGAATACCTCTATGCGGCGATGGAAGATTTTCGTATCGATATTATGATCGATTCAGGTCCCAATGCGAGAAGTGTGCAGATCAACCTGAACCCATTCACATTGGTGGGCGCCACTACCCGCAGTGGTTTGCTCACAGCGCCGTTGTTGTCGCGCTTCGGCATCAAATCTAGACTGGAATATTACCAGGCCGATATACTGAGAAAGATCATCGAAAGAAGCGCTTCTATATTGCAGGCTTCCATCAGCAGCGATGCGGCCGGTGAGATAGCAAGGCGCAGCCGCGGTACGCCCAGGATCGCGAACGGACTCCTGCGGAGGGTGCGCGATTTTGCGCAGGTATTGAACGATGGTGTTATCGATATCGGTATTACGCAACATGCATTGAAAGCATTGAATGTAGATGAGCATGGGCTCGATGAAATGGACAACCGTATCCTGGCTGTTATCATTGATAAATTCAAAGGAGGGCCTGTAGGCATTACTACTATTGCTACGGCGGTGGGCGAGGAAGCAGGCACCATTGAAGAAGTATATGAGCCTTTCCTCATACAGGAAGGGTTCCTGCAACGAACGCCACGCGGGCGTGAAGTAACGGCCAAGGCTTATGAGCACCTGGGCCGGAAACCCCATACAGGTCATCATCCCAACTTATTCAGTTAA
- a CDS encoding IS3 family transposase (programmed frameshift), whose translation MKKGRFTEAQIVSAMKKQESGIAVKEIAREMGISEATFYNWKAKYGGMEVSDVVKMKQMEAEISEYKKIVAELSLENRAMKNLIAKKFLTPEAKRETVHHLMEEEQLSNRKACELAGISRNTYRYQPKPKDDSEVQDALTVLTTKHVAIGFWQCCYRLWNKGHEWNHKRIYRVYTDMKLNIRRRGKKRLPERIKQPLNVPTAPNQVWSIDFMTDTLVDGRRFRLFNVMDDFNRESLAIEVDTSLPALRVIRVLERLIVQRGKPANIRCDNGPEFISHKLEEWCNDEQRQITIQFIQPGKPTQNAYIERKNGSIRREVLNAYLFYRLSEVREQTEEWRIDYNTERPHKSLGYLSPIRYAQMMEERKNLILENSN comes from the exons ATGAAAAAAGGAAGATTTACCGAAGCGCAGATTGTATCTGCAATGAAGAAACAGGAATCAGGAATTGCTGTTAAAGAGATTGCCCGAGAGATGGGTATCAGCGAAGCAACGTTTTACAATTGGAAGGCTAAGTATGGAGGCATGGAAGTGAGTGATGTTGTAAAAATGAAGCAGATGGAAGCTGAGATCAGTGAGTACAAGAAGATCGTGGCGGAGTTAAGCCTGGAGAACCGGGCAATGAAGAACCTGATCGCAAAAAAGT TTTTAACGCCTGAAGCGAAACGGGAAACTGTTCATCATCTGATGGAAGAAGAGCAGTTAAGTAACCGTAAGGCGTGCGAACTGGCAGGTATATCCCGCAACACCTACCGGTATCAACCAAAACCTAAGGATGACAGTGAAGTTCAGGATGCACTGACGGTTTTAACAACCAAACATGTTGCCATTGGATTTTGGCAGTGTTGCTATCGTCTTTGGAATAAAGGGCATGAATGGAATCATAAACGGATCTATCGGGTATACACAGATATGAAGCTGAATATCCGTCGCAGAGGCAAGAAACGGCTCCCAGAGCGGATAAAGCAACCCTTAAACGTTCCAACAGCACCTAACCAGGTATGGAGCATTGATTTTATGACCGACACGCTCGTAGATGGCAGAAGGTTCCGATTGTTCAATGTGATGGATGATTTTAACCGTGAATCGCTGGCGATAGAGGTTGACACCTCACTTCCGGCACTCAGGGTGATCAGGGTACTGGAAAGACTGATTGTTCAGCGAGGCAAGCCTGCCAATATCCGTTGCGACAATGGCCCAGAGTTTATCAGCCACAAACTGGAAGAGTGGTGCAATGATGAGCAAAGACAGATTACGATACAATTTATTCAACCGGGGAAACCCACACAAAATGCATACATAGAAAGGAAGAATGGAAGCATCAGAAGAGAAGTATTGAATGCTTACCTGTTTTATCGTTTGTCAGAAGTGAGAGAACAGACCGAAGAGTGGAGGATCGACTATAACACTGAACGACCACACAAATCGTTAGGTTATCTCTCACCGATCAGGTATGCGCAAATGATGGAAGAACGAAAAAACCTTATCTTAGAAAACTCTAACTAA
- a CDS encoding MarR family winged helix-turn-helix transcriptional regulator, giving the protein MKTSDSQYAECLYFTSSALARKVEKMANECWKQVDLSPSHAYLLMAVLEEPGMQPGNLAEQLQLTPSTITRLIEKLEEKKLVIRTTEGKLTNVYPTPKAKDLQPELRNCVHEFHTKYTSIIGKEESIRFVKTLTKIADKLTD; this is encoded by the coding sequence ATGAAAACTTCGGACAGTCAATATGCAGAATGCCTCTACTTTACTTCCAGTGCCCTCGCACGAAAAGTAGAGAAAATGGCCAACGAATGCTGGAAGCAGGTAGACCTTTCTCCCAGCCATGCGTATTTGCTCATGGCTGTACTGGAAGAGCCCGGTATGCAGCCCGGTAACCTGGCAGAACAGTTGCAACTCACGCCCAGCACCATCACACGCCTGATTGAAAAGCTCGAAGAAAAAAAACTGGTCATACGCACTACGGAGGGAAAACTCACCAATGTGTACCCTACTCCCAAAGCAAAAGACCTGCAACCGGAACTGAGGAATTGTGTGCATGAATTTCATACGAAGTATACCAGCATCATTGGCAAAGAAGAGAGCATCCGGTTTGTGAAAACACTGACTAAAATTGCTGATAAACTGACCGATTGA
- a CDS encoding response regulator transcription factor yields MDDKKKYKILLCEDDANLGMVLKNYLELNDYDVTLERDGRLGLAAFQREKFDICLLDVMMPNMDGFTLAEEIRDVDPDIPLFFLSAKTMKEDIIQGYKLGADDYITKPFDSEVLLLKIKAILKRNEEESRVSENIEFDLGKYHFNPKLRELKHDGATQTLSPKENELLKMLAEHKNDLLPREKALKKIWGSDTYFNGRSMDVYIAKLRKYLKEDGNIEIVNIHGNGFRLVAP; encoded by the coding sequence ATGGACGACAAAAAAAAATACAAGATACTCCTGTGTGAAGACGATGCGAACCTCGGAATGGTGCTGAAGAATTACCTGGAACTGAACGATTACGATGTAACGCTTGAAAGAGACGGCCGCCTGGGCCTGGCCGCATTCCAGCGCGAGAAATTCGATATCTGTTTATTGGACGTCATGATGCCGAATATGGACGGCTTTACCCTTGCCGAAGAGATCCGTGATGTGGATCCCGATATCCCCCTGTTCTTTCTCAGCGCCAAGACCATGAAAGAAGACATCATACAAGGATATAAACTGGGCGCCGACGATTATATTACCAAGCCATTCGACAGTGAAGTGCTGTTGCTGAAGATCAAAGCCATCCTGAAACGCAACGAAGAAGAAAGCAGGGTGAGTGAAAACATAGAATTCGACCTGGGTAAATACCATTTCAATCCCAAGCTTCGTGAGCTGAAACACGATGGCGCAACCCAAACCCTTTCACCCAAAGAAAATGAACTGCTCAAAATGCTGGCCGAGCATAAGAACGACTTATTGCCCCGCGAAAAAGCATTGAAAAAGATCTGGGGCAGTGATACCTATTTCAATGGCCGCAGCATGGATGTATATATTGCCAAACTGAGGAAATACCTGAAAGAAGACGGCAATATTGAGATCGTGAACATCCATGGAAACGGATTCAGACTTGTGGCCCCATAA
- a CDS encoding NmrA family NAD(P)-binding protein, whose translation MKYVITGGAGNISKPLALSLLKSGHTVTAIGRNEANLKVLTDAGATAAIGSIEDTHFLTRTFTGANAVYLMIPPIYEVTQWKAYIGKIGEHYATAIKTAGIKKAVLLSSVGAHLADGVGPVSGLHLAEKALSVLKDVDLTILRPAYFYPNLFANIGMIKGMGIIGANFSAGEGKFPIVDPTDIAAVAAEALTTPYTAEQTIRYIASDEVSTDQIAATLGKAIGKSDLAWVTFTDEQAFNGMVQAGLPEEIARNYAEMNHALHTGAMTEEYFKNRPALGKTKLSDFAQTFAQAYNS comes from the coding sequence ATGAAGTATGTGATCACCGGCGGAGCCGGAAATATTTCGAAACCACTGGCATTGTCTTTGTTAAAATCAGGACATACCGTAACTGCCATCGGGCGTAACGAAGCCAACCTGAAAGTATTAACAGATGCCGGCGCCACAGCAGCCATAGGCTCCATAGAAGACACCCATTTTCTTACCCGGACTTTTACAGGCGCAAATGCCGTTTACCTGATGATTCCTCCCATTTATGAGGTGACTCAATGGAAAGCCTATATCGGTAAAATAGGAGAACATTATGCAACAGCCATCAAAACCGCGGGCATAAAGAAAGCAGTACTCCTCAGCAGCGTAGGTGCCCATCTCGCAGATGGCGTAGGTCCCGTGAGTGGTTTACACCTTGCAGAAAAAGCATTGAGTGTTTTGAAAGATGTGGACCTTACCATCTTACGCCCTGCTTATTTTTATCCCAACCTCTTTGCCAATATCGGCATGATCAAAGGCATGGGTATCATTGGCGCTAATTTCAGCGCAGGTGAAGGTAAATTTCCGATAGTAGATCCAACTGATATTGCAGCAGTAGCTGCGGAAGCATTAACAACACCTTACACAGCCGAACAGACCATTCGTTATATCGCCAGCGATGAAGTATCAACCGATCAGATCGCAGCCACACTGGGTAAAGCCATCGGTAAATCCGACCTCGCTTGGGTAACTTTCACTGATGAACAAGCGTTCAATGGCATGGTACAAGCCGGTTTGCCTGAAGAGATCGCCCGCAATTATGCAGAGATGAATCATGCATTGCATACAGGTGCTATGACAGAAGAGTATTTCAAAAACAGACCGGCTCTAGGCAAAACCAAGCTGTCTGATTTTGCTCAAACATTTGCTCAAGCTTATAATTCCTGA
- a CDS encoding helix-turn-helix transcriptional regulator yields MPIVVNLDVMLARRKMSLTELSEEVGITIANMSILKSGKAKAIRFSTLEEICRVLECQPGDILEYMDEKSYKKLFDR; encoded by the coding sequence ATGCCCATCGTTGTTAACCTTGATGTAATGCTGGCGCGCCGCAAAATGAGCCTTACTGAATTAAGTGAAGAAGTAGGCATTACTATCGCCAATATGAGCATTCTCAAAAGCGGCAAAGCCAAAGCCATCCGGTTCTCCACACTGGAAGAAATCTGCCGGGTATTGGAATGCCAGCCCGGGGATATTCTGGAGTACATGGATGAGAAAAGCTATAAAAAACTGTTTGATCGTTAG